Proteins from one Oryza sativa Japonica Group chromosome 12, ASM3414082v1 genomic window:
- the LOC136354531 gene encoding uncharacterized protein, producing the protein MLNDDEGDDDNKSGNKGLPNKLPKHTTPRKKLAGRPTPKIRTSSRHKPLGTILLQYASLMKIILNIERTLCRKPSDIDPTGKDPDPAVTEPSSSKDSEPTAENQPTSAHTSGDTANPSDQPPTGDQSAATETTTTQEPPTGNQSDVGPDQEIPEVEAQTTTSQGPEAGNDAMIGSSNKEQESPHAQLGTSSGPPGDDEEEIPRIKAADDSRPPILLKWWDENSQAAGIVINRQKEDEEVCQLKKALGEATRIVNRIHLRNEAKTATLEKLVPHLGTLEAVRDQLHEAKELAKKTEKELRDRIAQLQDSNFELSGSSKAQAIRMAQMEKQIEVLKRDKVELAAQRDSALKEVEDGTSEEAALDLISNAQNAADKIASDVVEQFRNTDLPPSSNNSDDEKTDSD; encoded by the exons ATGCTTAacgacgacgaaggcgacgacgacaacaaATCTGGGAACAAAGGCCTACCCAATAAACTCCCAAAGCATACCActcccaggaaaaaactggctggccgtcCAACGCCAAAGatcagaacatcttccaggCATAAACCTCTTGGTACCATTTTGCTCCAGTATGCTTCTCTCATGAAAATAATACTGAATATTGAAAggacactttgcaggaaaccatccgacatagatccaactggaaaagatcctgatccggcTGTGACAGAGCCAAGTTCATCCAAGGATTCTGAGCCGACTGCCGAGAACCAGCCGACTAGCGCTCATACTTCAGGTGATACAGccaatccgagtgaccagccTCCGACTGGAGACCAGTCGGCAGCAACCGAAACTACAACAacccaagagcccccgactggaaaccagtcggacgtAGGTCCAGACCAAGAAATTCCCGAAGTTGAAGCGCAGACGACGACTTCtcaaggaccagaggctggCAACGACGCTATGATTGGGTCTTCAAATAAAGAACAAGAATCGCCTCACGCTCAGCTAGGAACATCCTCAG gaccaccaggcgatgacgaagaagaaatccctcgcataaaggcggctgacgactctcgtcctcctatcttgctcaaatggtgggacgagaactcacaaGCTGCTGGCATCGTCATaaatcgtcaaaaagaagatgaggaagtgtgccagctgaagaaggcgcttggagaagccactcgcattgtgaat agaatccatcttcgcaatgaggccaagacagcaactttagaaaagctggttcctcatttgggaactcttgaagcagTCAGGGACCAGCTACACGAGGCCAAGGAGCTtgccaaaaagacagagaaggaattaagggaccgaattgcccagctccaggattcaaacttcgagctgagtggttcatcgAAAG cgcaagccatCAGGATGGCTCAGATGGAGAAACAAATTGAAGTCTTGAAAAGAGACAAAGTAGAACTGGCTGCGCAAAGGGACTCggccttgaaggaggttgaag acgggacaagcgaagaagctgctcttgatcttatcagcaatgctcaaaacgcggctgacaagattgcaagtgacGTTGTAGAGCAATTCCGCAATACCGACCTTCCGCCGAGTAgtaataactctgatgatgaaaaaactgattctgactga